One Besnoitia besnoiti strain Bb-Ger1 chromosome Unknown contig00064, whole genome shotgun sequence genomic window, tctccatatttaagcatctggtttgtagtcttcttaggtagtatcttattaattttcatccctatgcatatacttggtttcaacgttatgccaagaaggataccagattacccctgattatctttgttatattaatacatggtgttcaattggttctatatccacaatagttatcatcttaactatgctctgcattaagtatagtggtatccagcgtatatttgaaaaccaacatttgtatacaagctgtacgaatatcatgacattcactttggtagtcgccttcttaatgttagtctgtacggaatacttaggactatctctttatattaatgataatgcatttggtaatggacttttcatcttaactggtatacattttagccatgttattgttggagctatccttgtattcttcactcaaagtatctatagttctttagttacttacatgcctacaagctctataatgctaagcaaatctaaaggtatgttatgcaagatctttacagaaccattcactattttatatctacactttgtagaaaccatgtggatattaatccacattacattctatctctaaatcatataacggtcgtaaggtacgccggggataacaggtcagataatattgggagttctaatcctcggattgtatcagcacctccatgtcggctcattactcccttgttattgaacaagattcagttaggaacgctagttcaccgtcagatgtaatacgtgagctgggttaagaacgtctggagacagtttgttccctatctaccatattatctaattggtttaattttcttacaaacggcttttggtttgattgaattatcgcacccagataactccataccagtgaaccggtttgtaactccgcttcatatcgtacctgaatggtactttttagcatattatgcggtgttaaaagtaatcccatccaaaaccggtggtttgttagtatttatgtcctctctcattaacttagctcttttatctgaaattcgagctttgaatactcgaatgttgatacgacaacattttatgactcgaaatgtagtcagtggatgggtaattatttgggtatacagtatgatcttcttgattattattggtagtgctattccacaagcgacttatatcttatatggtagattagc contains:
- a CDS encoding cytochrome b (encoded by transcript BESB_070180) — protein: MLCIKYSGIQRIFENQHLYTSCTNIMTFTLVVAFLMLVCTEYLGLSLYINDNAFGNGLFILTGIHFSHVIVGAILFVPYLPYYLIGLIFLQTAFGLIELSHPDNSIPVNRFVTPLHIVPEWYFLAYYAVLKVIPSKTGGLLVFMSSLINLALLSEIRALNTRMLIRQHFMTRNVVSGWVIIWVYSMIFLIIIGSAIPQATYILYGRLATIVYLTTGLVLCLY